The Acetomicrobium flavidum genome window below encodes:
- a CDS encoding DMT family transporter has translation MNAREPKFAEAEIGLKESVDWPSLIALMVTLLVWSSAFAAIKAGLSFYSPLHLAVLRFITSSIILLPFLLFKFGLPDLSDLPFIFFLAATGMLLYHIPLCIGEQTVSAGSSSLLISTAPVFTAIIAVIGLKEKMTFLGWIGIAVSFAGAALIAVGESGIRISLGALWILCAAFMESFYFVFQKKLLPKYGAFRLTSYVIIAGTILMMPFGKGLFDAVAAAPLSATLTVVYLAIFPTCIGYAGWAYASSRNPASLVASSLFLNPVLAIFIAWVWLEEIPSLLSVIGGSVAILGVWILQRTR, from the coding sequence ATGAACGCTAGAGAGCCAAAGTTTGCCGAAGCCGAAATTGGATTAAAGGAATCTGTAGATTGGCCCAGCCTGATAGCTCTAATGGTGACATTGCTGGTTTGGTCATCGGCCTTTGCTGCCATAAAGGCGGGGTTATCGTTTTATTCTCCGCTTCATTTGGCAGTTCTACGTTTCATCACATCATCGATAATTCTGCTTCCCTTCCTGCTATTTAAGTTTGGATTGCCGGATCTTAGTGATCTGCCCTTCATATTTTTCCTCGCCGCTACTGGCATGCTTCTTTATCATATACCTCTTTGCATTGGAGAGCAGACCGTCTCTGCCGGATCGTCCAGCCTCTTGATCTCCACTGCGCCCGTGTTCACGGCCATCATAGCGGTCATCGGGTTGAAAGAAAAGATGACCTTTCTGGGGTGGATCGGCATAGCCGTGAGTTTCGCCGGTGCCGCCCTTATTGCAGTGGGGGAAAGCGGAATCAGGATATCCCTTGGAGCCCTATGGATATTGTGTGCAGCCTTTATGGAATCCTTTTATTTCGTATTTCAGAAGAAGCTTTTGCCTAAATATGGTGCCTTCAGGCTTACCTCCTACGTGATAATAGCCGGTACCATTTTGATGATGCCCTTTGGAAAGGGCCTCTTTGACGCCGTTGCAGCAGCTCCTCTATCGGCTACCCTCACCGTCGTATATCTTGCGATATTTCCTACCTGCATCGGATATGCAGGTTGGGCCTATGCTTCGTCAAGAAATCCGGCTTCGCTGGTAGCGAGCAGCTTATTTTTAAATCCCGTGCTGGCCATATTTATAGCCTGGGTGTGGCTCGAAGAGATTCCATCCCTTTTATCCGTCATCGGCGGCTCTGTTGCAATATTGGGGGTATGGATATTACAAAGGACCAGATGA